Proteins from one Bacteroidia bacterium genomic window:
- a CDS encoding CotH kinase family protein, translated as MVRKLLFIFFILSSYILKSQTFSINPNSIINDNSTTDFPILVSGLSPANIDTFNFGLETVCINLTHTWDADLNIYIISPDGTTVMLVSGQGGSDDNYTNTCFNVYSTQTIPAGSAPFTGTFKPMGQMGRVNNGQNGNGTWILRVVDTYAQDDGTVLSFSLTFGNNPANYFSIHESDLPIFVINSNGQQIPNDPKIMADLGVVWNGDGIRNHLTDTFNNYNGKIGIELRGASSLSFPKKQYSVELWDINSNSIDSSLCGLPAENDWVLSAQYPDKSLMRGMLSFHLIREMGWYAPRCKPVELIINGEYLGVYVLMEKVKRDNNRINISKLQTTDISGDQLTGGYILQLDKNSGNADPGWNSPYLPWPSGDSIFINYIYPDGATIVPQQSAYIKAYVDSFETSLIGPNFMDQNIGFRKYANINSCVDAFIIQELSKSIDAYRKSFYLYKDKDSKGGKLVMAPIWDYDLTYGNAGFCEGENFAGWQYNFNYVCGGDYWLNPFWYERMVQDSLFNNQVRCRWEELRETILSQNYLNNWIDSTANYMNESQGWNFTIWPILGSYVWPNYYIGQNLQEEIDTLKWWLFERINWLDNNLPGNSNNCNPTGINNSYITVNNTKIYPNPFINEINFSLYLLKPDKITITIFNTLGQKVMLPIEIQGTTKTNNINIKLPQILPSGLYVMQINTANKTWTQNISKIE; from the coding sequence ATGGTCAGAAAACTTCTATTTATATTTTTCATTCTTAGTTCATATATTTTAAAATCACAAACCTTTTCAATAAATCCTAATTCAATAATTAACGACAATTCAACTACAGATTTCCCAATTCTGGTTTCGGGTTTATCGCCTGCAAATATTGACACATTTAATTTTGGTTTAGAAACTGTTTGTATTAACCTTACTCACACCTGGGATGCAGATCTTAATATATACATTATTTCTCCCGACGGTACAACAGTAATGCTTGTAAGCGGACAGGGTGGATCAGATGATAATTATACAAATACATGTTTTAATGTTTATTCTACTCAAACAATACCTGCAGGTTCTGCTCCGTTTACCGGAACTTTTAAACCAATGGGGCAAATGGGAAGAGTTAACAACGGACAGAATGGAAATGGCACATGGATTTTAAGAGTAGTTGATACATATGCTCAAGATGACGGAACTGTTCTTTCATTCAGTTTAACATTTGGAAATAATCCTGCAAACTACTTTTCAATTCACGAATCAGATTTGCCAATTTTTGTAATAAACTCAAATGGTCAGCAAATTCCAAATGATCCTAAAATCATGGCCGATTTAGGTGTTGTATGGAACGGAGATGGAATCCGAAATCATTTAACCGATACATTTAATAATTATAATGGAAAAATAGGAATTGAGCTAAGAGGAGCCAGTTCATTAAGTTTTCCTAAAAAACAATATTCTGTTGAATTATGGGACATAAACAGCAATAGTATTGACAGTAGTTTATGTGGATTACCTGCTGAAAACGATTGGGTTTTAAGTGCACAATATCCAGATAAATCTCTAATGCGTGGAATGTTATCATTTCATTTAATCAGAGAAATGGGATGGTATGCACCAAGATGCAAACCTGTTGAACTTATTATTAACGGAGAATACCTTGGTGTTTATGTTTTGATGGAGAAAGTTAAACGCGACAATAACCGCATTAATATTTCTAAGCTTCAAACTACTGATATTTCCGGCGATCAGCTTACAGGTGGTTACATTTTACAATTAGATAAAAATTCGGGAAACGCAGATCCGGGCTGGAACTCGCCATATTTACCATGGCCTTCTGGCGATTCAATTTTTATTAATTATATTTATCCTGATGGTGCCACCATTGTTCCACAACAATCTGCATATATAAAGGCTTATGTTGATAGTTTTGAAACTTCCTTGATTGGTCCAAACTTTATGGATCAAAACATTGGATTTAGAAAATATGCCAATATAAATTCATGTGTTGATGCTTTTATTATTCAGGAATTATCAAAAAGCATTGATGCATACCGGAAAAGCTTTTACTTGTATAAAGATAAGGATAGCAAGGGTGGTAAGCTGGTAATGGCTCCAATATGGGACTATGACTTAACATATGGCAATGCTGGATTTTGCGAAGGTGAAAACTTCGCAGGATGGCAGTATAATTTCAATTATGTTTGTGGTGGCGATTACTGGTTAAATCCTTTCTGGTACGAAAGAATGGTACAGGATTCATTATTTAACAATCAGGTACGTTGCAGATGGGAAGAACTAAGAGAAACAATTCTTAGTCAGAATTATCTTAATAATTGGATTGATTCAACTGCAAATTACATGAATGAAAGTCAGGGATGGAATTTTACCATATGGCCAATTTTAGGCTCTTACGTATGGCCTAATTACTATATTGGTCAAAATTTACAAGAAGAAATAGACACTTTAAAATGGTGGTTGTTTGAAAGAATAAACTGGCTTGATAACAATTTGCCGGGAAATTCAAACAATTGCAATCCAACTGGAATCAACAATAGTTATATTACCGTTAATAATACTAAAATATATCCAAACCCATTTATCAACGAAATTAATTTCTCGCTTTACCTTTTAAAACCTGATAAAATAACCATAACAATTTTCAATACATTAGGACAAAAGGTAATGTTACCAATAGAAATTCAGGGAACAACAAAAACTAATAATATTAATATTAAACTACCACAAATACTTCCTTCGGGATTATATGTTATGCAGATAAATACAGCAAACAAAACCTGGACTCAAAATATTTCTAAAATAGAGTAA
- a CDS encoding cupin domain-containing protein: protein MQVKIEKLTESQIEEKKIRKWSIWEKEISDFEWYYDSMEQCLFLEGEVTVKTYEGDYHIKKGDFVTFNKGLACTWQVKKAVKKHYKFY, encoded by the coding sequence ATGCAAGTTAAAATTGAAAAACTTACAGAATCTCAAATCGAAGAAAAAAAGATTCGTAAATGGTCAATCTGGGAAAAAGAAATATCTGATTTTGAATGGTACTACGATAGCATGGAACAATGCCTTTTTCTTGAAGGAGAAGTAACAGTAAAAACTTATGAAGGAGATTATCATATTAAAAAAGGTGATTTTGTAACATTTAACAAAGGATTAGCTTGTACATGGCAGGTAAAAAAAGCAGTAAAGAAACATTATAAGTTTTATTGA
- a CDS encoding T9SS type A sorting domain-containing protein: MKTNFYLTILLFVFVIPAFSQNSDFKSIHQEESEYYKQFGDDYDWSLVRGVFKSNGRLRSKACNLNKIVFGWHPYWSNGLEANYDWTLISDLSYFSYEVDPATGNASTTHSWASANVVTQALANGVRVNLCVTLFSSHATFFASSSSQQTLITNLINLVQSRGANGVNIDFEGVPSSQKNQLTAFMIDLCNQMHTAIPGSQVSIALFSVDWSGVFDIPVLNNYVDLFIIMGYDYYYGGSSTAGPNDPLYNFITSYNYTLTKSITYYLSQGVTKSKLILGLPYYGKQWATASNLIGSATTASGTSPFYNTVRNNTSGNYTTKLWDQTSFTPYYTYQTGSQWYQCWIDDSYSLGKRYDMVNQRGIGGIGIWALGYDDGYPELWDKIKNKFTTCRVDNCTDTIYDMGGPLRNYYDKENYSFTISPSNAASVMLNFQSFNLEAGYDSLYLYNGPTINSPLIGGYTGTTIPATITSNNPSITLKFHSDNLTTSSGYSAIWQCITDNISPVTLITSPTPWITQNLIANFTDTDNGTGVEKSFYNVSDFDGANWGANTNNGFFTDSFNIQQPVWTSGLGTWNISSGELIQTNESETNTNFYAALNQNLSNRYLYHFKAKVEGTGGNRRFGFHLFCDSASQTNRGNSYFVWFRVEGQTMEFYKVVGNSFTSASSIVTNVITNPGQYYDFKITYDRVLGIISVWRDDIFIGSWTDPAPYSTNGNYISFRSGNSKLTISDFNVYRSRLATANITIGDITKDIRFQNSNPSTPSAQIKSIIVDGNHNLSLIAKTNLNVDWTPPTDISLVNDGISSDIDTSFTNTQLTGNWLVSTDSNSGIGLYKYSIGISPLDSSISGLWISNLLNTSVTVNSLALNYNTIYYLNTKAVNGAGLTSSVSSSDGILILEPNSINENNSNLVSIFPNPASLKLTINTKTYLDFKNNIHIININGEEIIVPINSIDKNSFSIDVSTLSNGIYFLQFNNESIVEHYKFTVLH; encoded by the coding sequence ATGAAAACAAACTTCTATTTAACTATCTTATTATTTGTATTTGTCATCCCTGCATTCTCTCAAAATTCTGATTTTAAATCTATTCATCAGGAAGAAAGTGAATATTACAAGCAATTTGGCGATGATTATGATTGGTCATTAGTTCGTGGAGTATTTAAATCAAATGGACGACTGCGTTCAAAAGCTTGTAATTTAAATAAAATCGTATTTGGCTGGCACCCATATTGGAGTAATGGCCTTGAAGCAAATTACGATTGGACATTAATTTCTGATCTTTCATATTTTTCTTATGAAGTTGATCCTGCAACTGGAAATGCGAGTACAACGCACAGTTGGGCATCTGCAAATGTTGTAACTCAAGCTTTGGCAAACGGAGTTAGAGTAAATTTATGCGTAACACTATTTAGTAGTCATGCTACTTTTTTTGCAAGTAGTTCAAGTCAGCAGACTTTAATTACTAACCTAATAAATTTAGTACAAAGCAGAGGTGCGAATGGGGTTAATATCGATTTCGAAGGCGTGCCTTCTTCTCAAAAAAATCAACTTACTGCATTTATGATAGATCTTTGTAATCAGATGCATACGGCTATTCCAGGTTCTCAGGTTAGTATTGCACTTTTTTCGGTTGATTGGAGTGGCGTTTTTGACATACCTGTATTAAATAATTACGTTGATTTGTTCATAATAATGGGTTATGATTATTATTATGGTGGAAGTTCTACTGCAGGTCCAAATGATCCTTTATACAATTTTATTACATCCTACAATTATACTTTAACAAAGTCTATAACTTATTATCTTAGTCAAGGTGTTACAAAATCAAAATTAATACTTGGATTACCTTATTATGGAAAACAGTGGGCAACTGCTAGTAATTTAATAGGATCAGCTACTACAGCCTCTGGAACTTCTCCATTTTACAATACTGTTAGAAATAATACAAGCGGAAATTACACAACAAAACTTTGGGACCAGACTTCTTTCACTCCTTATTATACTTACCAAACTGGTAGTCAATGGTATCAATGCTGGATAGATGATTCGTATAGTTTAGGAAAACGATATGATATGGTAAATCAGCGAGGAATTGGAGGTATTGGAATATGGGCTTTGGGTTACGATGATGGTTACCCTGAATTATGGGATAAAATTAAAAATAAATTTACTACTTGCCGGGTTGATAACTGCACTGATACTATTTATGATATGGGTGGTCCTTTACGTAATTATTATGATAAGGAAAACTATTCTTTTACAATTTCTCCTTCAAATGCAGCATCAGTAATGCTAAATTTTCAATCATTCAATTTAGAAGCCGGATATGATTCTTTATACTTGTATAATGGCCCAACCATAAATTCTCCATTAATTGGGGGTTATACAGGAACAACTATTCCTGCAACTATTACCTCAAATAATCCATCAATTACTTTAAAATTTCATTCAGATAACTTAACAACAAGTTCAGGATATAGTGCAATATGGCAATGTATTACCGACAACATTTCACCTGTTACTTTAATTACCTCACCTACTCCATGGATTACTCAAAACCTTATTGCAAATTTTACAGATACAGATAACGGAACTGGAGTTGAAAAGTCATTTTATAATGTTTCAGATTTTGATGGTGCAAATTGGGGAGCTAATACAAATAATGGATTTTTTACAGATTCATTTAATATTCAGCAACCTGTTTGGACAAGTGGCTTGGGAACCTGGAATATTTCTTCTGGAGAATTGATTCAAACAAATGAATCAGAAACTAATACTAATTTTTATGCTGCATTAAATCAGAATTTATCTAACAGATATTTATATCATTTTAAAGCAAAAGTTGAAGGAACAGGTGGTAATCGCAGATTTGGATTTCATCTCTTCTGCGATTCTGCAAGTCAAACAAATAGAGGTAATTCATATTTTGTTTGGTTCAGAGTTGAAGGACAAACAATGGAGTTTTACAAAGTTGTTGGAAATAGTTTTACAAGTGCATCAAGTATTGTAACAAATGTGATTACAAATCCTGGTCAATACTATGATTTTAAAATTACTTATGATAGAGTATTAGGAATAATCTCAGTATGGCGCGATGATATTTTTATTGGAAGCTGGACTGATCCTGCACCTTATTCAACAAATGGAAATTATATCAGTTTTCGTTCAGGCAACAGTAAATTAACTATAAGTGATTTTAATGTTTATCGCTCTAGGTTGGCTACTGCTAATATTACTATTGGTGATATTACTAAAGATATACGTTTTCAGAATTCAAATCCTTCTACACCTTCAGCTCAAATAAAATCAATAATAGTTGATGGTAATCACAATCTATCCTTAATTGCAAAAACTAACTTAAATGTTGACTGGACACCCCCTACTGACATTAGTCTGGTTAATGACGGCATTAGTTCAGATATTGATACTTCTTTTACAAATACACAATTAACCGGAAACTGGTTGGTAAGTACAGATTCAAATTCAGGTATTGGTTTGTATAAATATTCAATTGGAATATCACCTCTGGATTCAAGTATTTCTGGATTATGGATCAGTAATTTATTGAACACTTCTGTTACAGTAAATTCACTAGCTCTGAATTACAATACCATTTATTATTTAAATACAAAAGCAGTTAATGGTGCAGGTCTTACCTCTTCAGTATCCTCTTCGGATGGTATACTTATTTTAGAGCCAAATTCAATAAACGAGAATAATTCAAACCTGGTTTCAATTTTTCCAAATCCTGCAAGCTTAAAATTAACAATTAACACTAAAACATATCTTGATTTTAAAAATAATATTCATATTATTAATATTAATGGTGAAGAAATCATAGTTCCAATAAATAGTATTGATAAAAATTCTTTTTCAATAGATGTAAGTACCTTATCTAATGGGATTTATTTTTTACAATTTAATAACGAATCAATTGTAGAACATTATAAATTCACTGTTTTACACTAA
- a CDS encoding T9SS type A sorting domain-containing protein has translation MKAQLFFTIYFSVYYLCCQAQNTWTQKANFPDNSLVGTFSFSIGNKGYVGGGSDCSGNFSNKFWEYDPFLNLWTQKANFAGGKRDYATSVSILGKGYVGLGRDSTYTLINDWWEYDPILNSWTQKGNFGGGSTFYPAVFTIENKAYICSGTENNTYTICTNSLWQYNPINDTWTQKASFPAQSRLGAFAFAINKKGYFGGGFYHNNLLPDFWEYNPIPDSWQQKATIPDSVWIDACAFSICGFGFLGVGENLETSSNFWQYNPVNDQWSQIATFPGTERDECAFFVINEKGYIGLGGDNCFPSYNDFYEYTPNCLTDLSEFSDSKLEIDFYHNPTSNLLNVNFNNSKKSTIEIINSNGTTIFSDQFINQETKQIDISKYAKGFYFVIIKSEDLIKVEKLIIE, from the coding sequence ATGAAAGCACAATTATTTTTTACAATTTATTTTTCTGTTTATTATTTATGCTGTCAAGCTCAAAATACTTGGACACAGAAAGCAAATTTTCCGGACAATTCTTTAGTTGGCACCTTTTCTTTTTCTATAGGTAATAAGGGTTATGTAGGTGGCGGATCAGATTGTTCTGGAAATTTTTCAAATAAATTTTGGGAATATGATCCATTTTTAAATTTATGGACACAAAAGGCAAATTTTGCTGGCGGTAAAAGAGATTATGCAACTTCTGTCTCAATTCTGGGAAAGGGATATGTGGGTTTAGGAAGGGACTCAACTTACACATTGATAAATGATTGGTGGGAATATGACCCAATCTTAAATTCATGGACGCAAAAAGGTAATTTTGGCGGTGGTTCTACTTTTTATCCAGCCGTGTTTACTATCGAAAATAAAGCATATATTTGTTCAGGTACAGAAAATAATACATATACCATTTGTACTAATTCACTTTGGCAATACAATCCAATTAATGATACTTGGACTCAGAAAGCAAGTTTTCCTGCACAATCAAGACTTGGTGCATTTGCATTTGCAATAAACAAAAAAGGATACTTTGGAGGTGGCTTTTATCACAATAATCTATTGCCAGACTTTTGGGAGTATAATCCAATTCCAGACAGTTGGCAACAGAAAGCTACAATTCCAGATTCTGTTTGGATAGATGCTTGTGCTTTTTCAATTTGCGGATTTGGTTTCCTTGGCGTTGGAGAAAATCTAGAAACATCTAGTAATTTTTGGCAATATAATCCTGTAAATGATCAATGGTCTCAAATAGCTACATTTCCTGGAACAGAAAGAGATGAATGTGCTTTTTTTGTGATTAACGAGAAAGGCTATATTGGTTTAGGAGGAGATAACTGCTTCCCATCTTATAATGATTTTTATGAATACACACCTAATTGCTTAACAGATTTATCTGAATTTTCAGATTCTAAATTGGAAATAGACTTCTACCATAATCCTACAAGTAACTTACTTAATGTTAATTTTAACAACTCTAAAAAATCAACAATTGAAATTATCAATAGTAATGGAACAACTATTTTTTCAGACCAATTCATTAATCAAGAAACAAAGCAGATAGATATTTCTAAATATGCTAAAGGTTTTTATTTTGTAATTATTAAGTCTGAGGATTTAATAAAAGTCGAAAAGTTGATAATAGAGTAG